The following nucleotide sequence is from Crinalium epipsammum PCC 9333.
ACTACCGAAAGACATAGAATGCAATCGTTGTTAAACCTGTAAAATAAATTCTAATTGTGCGATGGCAACATTGGGCATGGCTAAAGAAGTCCGCAACAAACGTATCCAAATACGGCTAACCAAGAGTGAAAATGAATTAGCCGAACGGATGGCATTGCGTGAGCGGATCACAGTCAGTGACTTATTTAGAGAACACACACTCAAAGAAGCGCCATTACTAGACGATGCTACCAAGTTCCAATTTATTGAAAAAACAGCACAAACTTTATCAGAACTAAATAGCTACATAAAAGATAGTTCTCAACCAGAAGCTACCCGCCATCTACTTACGATTGTAAAAGCCGAACTAATCGAAGCGCGTACCTTAATTGCTAATCACTCTATTAGTTCCAGCCTATGATTAGCAAGGTTACTAAAGGCAGTAATTTTCATGGCTTGCTCAACTACCTATTTTCTAAGCCTGGTGCTGAGTTGATCGGTGGCAATATAGTCGGAGAAACAGCTTTGGAATTAGCAAACAAAATGGAAGAAAGTAGCCTCAAGAGTGCTAGAGTCCAAAAGCCTGTTGGTCACTTTTCTTTGAGCGTTCCAGCAAATGACCAACTTTCCCTTACAGATTGGCTTAAAATTGCAAAAGAATACCTAAAAGAAATGGGCTATGACTGCAATAAATACGCAGTGGTTCACCATACAGATCGAGATCATGACCACATTCACATTGCAGCCTGTCGAGTAAGAGAAGATACAGGTAAGTGTGTAACCGATAGCTGGGAAAAAGTAAGAAGTGAAGCGGTAGTTAAAAAACTTGAACAAGACTACAACCTAACACCAACACCAAGCAGCTACGACAAGGATAGACGTTCACCCACTACTGGAGAACGTAGATTACTTGCTCGAACAGGTGAAGATAGCGTGCGCGTCAAGCTACAAGACACTATTGACGAATTATGCAGTCAACAACCAACGATGCCAGAACTGATCGACCTCCTCAAAGATCAAGGTATTAATATACAAGTTAAGGAAACTGTTAGTGGCTCAATGGGTATTTCTTACGAGCTTGACGAGATTGCTTTTAGTGGCACTCACTTGGGTAGGGCATACACTTTCAATGGATTACAGAAGCATCGAGGCGTAGAGTATGACCCAGAACGAGACAGTAATGCAATTACCACAGCTTCCAGTCGTCCACCAGCTTTAACCAGTCAGAACTTGACCACAACTGATAACGAGACTATTGGAGCGATCGCTCCACCCCACACTAATAAATTAGACTTACCAGGGCAACTGCCATTACTACCAGAATTAGAACTAGAGCTTGAACTAGAAAGTGATGAAGCTGCAACAGCTAGTAGTGATGAAACTGCTAATGATGATGAGAAATTAAATTACGCTGATCTTTTTGCTGTTCCAGATGATTTTGATAAAGAGTTCCTTGAAAATCGCGCACGTGAAATACGAGAACAAGTAAGAGAAAAACAAGCAGCAGAACAAGCACGTCGTACAGCCGAAGTAATAGAGTATAGACGTGCAGAAGAACAACGGATCAATAATATTTACAAAGAAAATATCAATAATCCCATCTTCAATGAGTTGATATCAGATGAAGCGAGAGCTTTGTTTGAGGAAAGTATTGCACAGGAAAACACTGGTGCTATCGCACCCAATCAGTTGCAATCAAATGATGCTATCGCACCCTCAGATGCCTCAAATCTTAACTATCAAACGGATCAAACTGACTCAACTGCTCCAACTAATCAAACTGTTCAACATGACCCAACTATTC
It contains:
- a CDS encoding relaxase/mobilization nuclease domain-containing protein, which produces MISKVTKGSNFHGLLNYLFSKPGAELIGGNIVGETALELANKMEESSLKSARVQKPVGHFSLSVPANDQLSLTDWLKIAKEYLKEMGYDCNKYAVVHHTDRDHDHIHIAACRVREDTGKCVTDSWEKVRSEAVVKKLEQDYNLTPTPSSYDKDRRSPTTGERRLLARTGEDSVRVKLQDTIDELCSQQPTMPELIDLLKDQGINIQVKETVSGSMGISYELDEIAFSGTHLGRAYTFNGLQKHRGVEYDPERDSNAITTASSRPPALTSQNLTTTDNETIGAIAPPHTNKLDLPGQLPLLPELELELELESDEAATASSDETANDDEKLNYADLFAVPDDFDKEFLENRAREIREQVREKQAAEQARRTAEVIEYRRAEEQRINNIYKENINNPIFNELISDEARALFEESIAQENTGAIAPNQLQSNDAIAPSDASNLNYQTDQTDSTAPTNQTVQHDPTIPTNQTVLSDPTVPTEPYQDDDNNESVDVDPVEENWQPLRSHLIEEYCLPAEILDLLHEAEWVYANDDGMAVFSLRTGENVETGVWVLDPETKDNEWLNLALEPDVEQEVNGEPATFWISSISDAPINKVIITQDPIEAISYVALDPSFGQNQTMYISAENADLLPIESLQKLGKDVVVSFKGDEEGIELEEEVMSVLPNSQKVELDEAGWNGILQQQEQDRQAEQMQLIAQYQSPQESQMEL